Proteins co-encoded in one Leptospiraceae bacterium genomic window:
- a CDS encoding alanine racemase, with the protein MYVRPVIRRQYMGAANKFGGFNIPETMHSIDGISIDTLLENHGSPLFVFSESTIRKKISEYKQAFESRYPSFQPTWSYKTNYLNAICKVFHKEGFWAEVVSSFEYQKARKNGIPGNRIIFNGPYKPYAALKLAVSEGARIHADHLDEIRDLLKIAEELGKKVEVTLRINMDTGIYPSWSRFGFNLESGHALEAARRIAHSGGKLALVGVHSHIGTFMMDPSAYKRAAGKISEFYKKLRDELRQPMQYVDLGGGFVSANKLKNTYFSGSSLLPSFDQYAEAICSALYDSFSPEEPPVLFLESGRAMVDESGYLVSTVVGNKTMPNGKRAVVLNAGVNLLYTSTWYDFKISPVKEYSKAYEDVILYGPLCMNIDIVRESCLLPNMARGDHLVIHPVGAYNVTQWMQFIEMRPAVVLIQVDGNVKEIRRRETVDDINAMEIE; encoded by the coding sequence ATGTATGTTCGCCCTGTAATTCGCAGGCAATATATGGGGGCAGCAAATAAATTTGGTGGTTTTAATATTCCAGAGACTATGCATTCTATTGATGGTATTTCCATTGATACTCTATTGGAAAATCATGGTTCGCCGCTCTTCGTATTTTCCGAAAGTACAATTCGTAAGAAAATTTCAGAATACAAACAAGCATTCGAATCTCGTTATCCTTCCTTTCAACCTACATGGTCATATAAAACAAATTATTTAAATGCAATTTGTAAAGTATTTCACAAGGAAGGATTTTGGGCGGAAGTGGTTTCATCTTTTGAATACCAAAAGGCTCGCAAAAATGGAATCCCTGGTAACCGAATAATATTTAACGGCCCGTATAAACCTTACGCAGCTCTAAAATTAGCAGTATCTGAAGGTGCGAGAATTCATGCAGATCACTTAGATGAAATTCGTGATTTATTAAAAATTGCAGAAGAGTTAGGTAAAAAAGTAGAAGTCACACTTAGAATAAATATGGATACGGGGATTTATCCTTCTTGGAGTCGATTTGGATTTAATTTAGAATCTGGACATGCTCTCGAAGCAGCAAGAAGAATTGCCCACAGTGGAGGAAAATTGGCGTTAGTCGGAGTTCATTCCCATATTGGAACTTTTATGATGGATCCTTCTGCTTATAAACGCGCAGCCGGAAAAATTTCCGAATTTTATAAAAAGTTACGAGATGAACTAAGACAACCAATGCAATATGTAGACTTAGGAGGGGGATTTGTTTCTGCAAATAAACTAAAGAATACTTATTTTTCAGGCAGTTCCTTGTTACCCTCATTTGATCAGTATGCAGAAGCAATTTGTTCTGCATTATATGATTCTTTTTCTCCAGAAGAACCTCCTGTTTTATTTTTGGAATCTGGAAGAGCCATGGTGGATGAATCTGGCTATTTAGTTAGCACAGTCGTGGGTAATAAAACTATGCCGAACGGCAAACGAGCAGTAGTCTTAAATGCTGGGGTTAATTTACTATATACCTCAACTTGGTATGATTTTAAAATTTCTCCAGTCAAAGAATATTCGAAAGCATACGAAGATGTAATTTTATACGGACCTCTTTGTATGAATATAGATATCGTGAGAGAAAGTTGTCTTTTGCCCAATATGGCACGTGGTGATCACTTAGTAATTCATCCGGTTGGAGCATATAATGTGACTCAGTGGATGCAATTTATCGAAATGCGACCTGCTGTAGTATTGATCCAGGTAGATGGAAATGTAAAAGAAATTCGTCGAAGAGAAACGGTAGACGATATAAATGCAATGGAAATCGAGTAG